The Desulfococcus multivorans DNA window GCCAGATAAACACCCTCAAGGTGGCCGCCGCCGACATCACCAACGCCATCCCCCTGATGCGGGTCAGCGATCATTTGTCCGACATCGCCGAGACGGTGCTGCGCCGGGTCGTGGAGATGTCGGCGGTTCACCTGTTCGAACGGCACGGGACACCCCCGTGCGATCCGCCGCTCCTTCCCGGAGAGCGGGGCTTTGCAGTCATCGCCTACGGCAAGCTGGGCGGGCTCGAGCTGGGTTATGATTCGGATCTCGATCTCGTATTCCTCCATTCGGGCGTCGGCGGACTCAGCGACGGCCGGCAGCCCGTGGACACCACCACCTTTTACAGCCGTCTTGGGCAACGGGTCCTCCACATGCTCTCCACCCATACGGCCGCCGGTCGGCTTTACGAGGTGGACATGCGGCTCAGGCCCAGCGGGGCCGCCGGCATCCTGGTGTCTTCGGTGTCGGGCTTCCGGGAGTATCAGTTGAACGAGGCATGGACCTGGGAGAAACAGGCTCTGGTCCGGGCCAGGCCCATCGTCGGCGACCCCCGGCTCATGGATCGATTCCAGGAGATCCGTCGGGAGATCCTGGCCCAGCCGCGAAATCGGGAGGCCCTTCGGGCGGAGATCCGGGACATGCGGGCACGGATGCGAAGAGACTTTCCGGCGCCCGAGCCCGGACAGTTCGATCTGAAGCAGGGGGTGGGGGGTATGGTGGACATCGAGTTCCTGGTCCAGTACCTGGTGCTGCTGGAGTCCCACCGCCGGCCCGAGATCCTGAGATGGACCGATAACGTCCGCCTCATCCGGTCCCTGGCCGACGCCCGAATCATCGATGAGATCACGGCTTATTTCCTGAGAAAAGCCTACCTGACCTATCGGTCCATGGGCCATAAGCTGAGCCTTCGGGAAAAACCCGCCAGGGTATCCGATGACCGGTTCATCGAGCTGCGGGAACGGGTGACGGCGGTCTGGCGGCGATATGTGGGCACGGATAGTACGTCATAGCGTTGGCTTCAATCCCCGATGGCGGCTGAAAAGAGGAGTGGGGCCGTGTAACGCCGGTGTCAACCGGCCGTATCGGAGCGCCTGAGGTCGACGGTTTCCGCCCGGCAGAGGCGGATCAGATCCCCCGGCGCGAGCTCGATCTGGAGGCCGCGCTTTCCGGCGCTGAAAAAGATGGTTTCGAAGGCTGCGGCGGAGGCGTCGATGAATATCGGGAGCCGCTTTTTCTGACCCAGGGGGCTGATGCCGCCCACCACATACCCCGTGGCCCGCTCCGCTGCTGCGGGATCGGCCATGGCGGCCTTCTTGGCGCCGGCCGCGGCGGCGACGGCCTTGAGGTCGAGCCGGCCGGAGACGGGAACCATGGCCGTCGCAAGGGGGTGCTTTCCGCCCTGAAGAGAGACCACCAGGGTCTTGAACATCCGTTCCGGGGGCACCCCCAGGGCTTTCGCGGCCTCCCGGCCGTAGGCATCCGTATCGGCGGCGTGGACATAGGCGTGCACCGTGTGTGGGATCTTATGCTTTTTCAGTATGTTGATCGCCGGGGTCATGACGGCTCCGCCCGGACGGCTACCGTGCCATGGCCAGCCGGACGCCCAGGAACAGCATGACGGATCCGGTCAATCCGTCAAAGGTCCGATGGACGGCGCGGCGTTTCAGCCAGGTCCCGGCGCGGTTGACGATGAGGGCCAGGAAGCACTGCCAGACCATGGCGACGACGAAATGAAGCCCGGCCAGGAAAAGGGACTGCCGCAGGGCCGAGCCCGAGGGATCGATGAACTGGGGCAGGAAGGCCATGTAAAAGACCACGGCCTTGGGGTTGAGGACGTTGGAGAGAAACCCTTCCACGAAAGAGCGCCGGGGGCTGAACCGAAGTGGCGGGACGTCCCTGAAGGACGGTGACGGCGTATCGCCGGGTTTCCAGGCGTGCCGGAGGCTTGCCGCCCCCAGCCAGATCAGGTAGCCGGCCCCCGCCAGCTTCAGGACGCTGAAGGCCAGGGCCGACTGGAGAAGGATGACGGAGATGCCCACGGCCGACACCGCGGCGTGGACGAAAAGGCCCGTGCAGATGCCGAAGCTGCTGACGGCGCCGTCCCGCCAGCCGCCGCGGCCGGCGTTGCGGATGATGAGCAGGGTGTCCACCCCCGGCGTGAGGGTGAGCAGGGTGACGGCGATGAGGTAGGTCCGGAATTGGGGATCCATTATGGGTCTTTCCTGATCAGGTCAAGCCGGTTTCAGGCGGATCTGAATCCGGCGGCCGGCAAATGCCACCGTGTCTCCGGAAAAGATTTTTTTCCGTTTCCGGGTCTCCACCGCATTATTGACCAGAACCTGCCCGTCCGCAATGGCGAACTTGGCCTCTCCGCCCGATGCGACCCAGTTTTCCATCTTGAGGATCTTGTAGAGCTCGATGGGCTCCCGGTCGATGATGATCTCGGGAACGGCGGTCGGCTCGTGGTGTTTCGTGTTCACGGGACACTCCTTTGTGGTGTTGATGTTCTCGATACGGCCGCCCCGGCATCGGGCATACGGCCGTCCAGCACTTCCCTCAGAAAATATCCGGTGTAACTCCCGTGTGATCGGGCCACTTTCTCCGGTGGGCCCTGGGCCGTGATCCGGCCGCCGGCGCTCCCGCCCTCGGGACCCAGGTCGAGGATCCAGTCGGCCGTTTTGATGACGTCCAGGTTGTGCTCGATGACGACCACCGTGTTGCCGCCGTCCACGAGGCGCTGGAGAACCTGAAGAAGCATCCGGATGTCCTGGAAATGGAGGCCGGTGGTGGGTTCGTCCAGAATGTAGAGGGTTTTTCCCGTGTCCCGCCTGGCCAGCTCCCGGGCCAGTTTGATGCGCTGGGCCTCGCCGCCCGAGAGCGTCGTGGCCGACTGGCCCAGCTTGACGTAGCCCAGGCCCACGTCCATGAGGGTGACGAGGATGTGGACGATCCGGGGGTGTCCGGCGAAGAGCTCCCGGGCCTCGCGCACCGACAGGTCGAGGACGTCCGCGATGGTGTGCCCCTTGTACTTTACCTGGAGGGTCGCCTCGTTGAAGCGTTTCCCCCGGCAGGTTTCGCAGGGGACGTAGACGTCGGCCAGAAAGTGCATCTCCACCTTGATGTACCCGTCGCCGCTGCAGGCCTCGCATCGTCCGCCCTTGACGTTGAAGGAGAAGCGCCCCTTTTTGTACCCCCGCGCCCGGGACTCGGGCAGGAGGGCGAAAAAGTCCCGGATGGGGTCGAAGACCTTGGTGTAGGTGGCCGGGTTGCTCCGGGGAGTCCGGCCGATGGCCTTCTGGTCGATGTTGATGACCTTGTTGAGATGGTCGAGCCCCTCGACGGACCGATGTTTTCCCACCTCCAGGGCGGACTGGTGGAGGTGCCTGGCCAGGGCCGGGTAGAGGATCTGGTTGACGAGGGTCGATTTGCCGGCGCCGGAGACGCCGGTGACCGCCACCAGAAGCCCCAGAGGGATCTTCGCCGTGATGCCGGCCAGGTTGTTCTCGGCGGCGCCCTTGACCACGATCCAGTGATTGCCGGTCTCCCCGGGGCTGCGCCGCCTCTGGGGGACGGGAATCCGCTCGACGCCGGCCAGGTATCGCCCGGTCAGGGAGACGGGGTTGTTCCGGATCTCTTCGGGCGCGCCCTGGGCGACGATCCGTCCCCCCAGGAGTCCGGCCCCCGGCCCGATGTCCACGATCCAGTCCGAGGCTTCCATCGTTTCCTGGTCGTGCTCGATGACGATGAGGGTGTTGCCGATGTCCCGCAGGTGCTGAAGGGTCTCCAGGAGCTTGATGTTGTCCCGCTGGTGGAGACCGATGGAGGGTTCGTCGAGGATGTAGAGAACCCCCGTCAACTCCGAGCCCACCTGGGATGCCAGTCGGATGCGCTGGGATTCGCCGCCGGAGAGGGTCGGTCCCTTGCGGTCGAGGGAGAGGTAGTCGAGCCCCACGTTGAGCAGAAAGCCCAGTCGGCCGACGATCTCCTTCAGGAGTTCCTCGGCGATGAGCTTCCGGTTGCCGGTGAGCTCTAAGCTGCTCAGAAAGGCGTGGGCCTCGCTAACGGTCATCTCCGTGATCTCGATGATGGACCGTCCGCCGACCCGGACGCCCAGGACCTCCGGCTTGAGCCTGCGGCCCTTGCAGGTGCGGCACGGATTCTCGGACATGAACCCGGCGTACCACCGCTTCTGGCCCTCGGACTGGGTCTGGAGGTAGCGGCGCATGAGCGCGTTGACCTCGCCCTCCCATGCCATGGTGATGTCGCCCTGGATCTTCTCGGAATCCCATCGGACTTTCATTTCCCGCCCCTTCGAGCCGTAGAGCATGAGATCCCGCTGCTGTTTGGGAAGCTTCTCCCACGGGGTGTCGAAATCGATGCCCCACCGGCGCGACATGGCGGTGAGCTTGTTGAGCCCCCAGGACCGGCTGCCGTTGTCGTTTTTCATGAAATAGCCGCGCCAGGGAATGACGGCACCCTGCCGGATGGAGAGGGTCTTGTCCGGAACGATTTTTTCGGGGTCCATGGAAAGCTCGCTGCCGATGCCGTTGCAGTCCGGGCACATGCCCTGGGGGGAGTTGAACGAGAAGAGGGGCGGATCGAGCTCGGGATAGGCGATGCCGCAGCAGGAACGGGCTTCGCTCATCCTGAGATCCTCCCGACCCAGGACATGGACGACGAGCCGCCCCCGGCCCAGGCGCAGCGCCGTCTCCACCGAATCGGTCAGCCGCTTCCGGAAGGCCTCGTCGTCCTTGACCGAGAGCCGGTCCACCACCACCTCGATGGTGTGTTTCTTGTGCTTCTCCAGGCCCTGGATGTCCTCCAGATCCCGCACCACGCCGTTGACCCGGACCCGGGCGAACCCGTCGGCGGCCAGATCCTGAAAAATCTTCCGGTGCTCCCCCTTGCGGTTGTCGATCACCGGCGCGAGGATCAGAATTTTGGCTCCGGGCGGGATCTCCATGATCTGGTTCACCATGCTCTGGGCATCCCCCCGGCCGACGCGACTGCCGCACCGGTAACAGTACTGTTCGCCGATCCGGGCGAAGAGGACCCGGAGGTAATCGTAGATCTCGGTGATGGTGCCCACGGTGGAGCGGGGGTTCTTGCTCGCCGATTTCTGCTCGATGGAGATGGTGGGTGAAAGCCCCCGGATGGTGTCGTAGCGGGGTTTCTCCATCTGGCCGATGAACTGGCGGGCATAGGCGGAGAGGGACTCCACGTATCGGCGCTGGCCCTCGGCAAAGATGGTGTCGAAGGCGAGGCTCGACTTGCCCGAACCCGAGACCCCGGTGAAGACGATGAGCTTTTTCTTGGGCAGCTCCACGTCGATGTTCTTGAGATTGTGTTCCCGCGCGCCCTTGACGATGATGGCCTCCAGTTCCCCGGATGCCGGGAGAGGCTTGCGGCGTATGGAGAAAGGGGTCGGCCTTTCGGCCGGGGCTGGTGGGGCGGAAGGCGTGGACTTTAAGCTTTGTTTCATAATTACCTTTTGTGTCTCGGGACGTTATTGCTGATCATCGGACAAGGGATATAATGAGGGCTTTTTCGGATTTTTCAAGAGGGGGCGGCAAGAAGACCGGTCCGGAGGATCTTCCGGCGTCGCACCCCGGATTATTGTGGGAATAAGGGAGTTTTTGATGTTGACACGGCGTCTTCAACCTGATTTTGATCACCGTAGCGGATTCCGCCGATAAGGGCATCCGTTATCGCTCGACGCCGAAAACGGCATGCACCGTCAAAAATCTTTTGGGGTGCGGCATCAAAAAAACTACAGGTCTATCCGTTCCAATGGTATATAGAAAAGTTAATTTTCGACGTTCATGATGGTGGCCGGATGACACCGGCCCATCAAAGTCGGAAGTTGCGTTATGATAAGATGTTGACAACGTCGTAAACAAGGGAAAGGAGATCAAGGTGGATTTGGAGGATGGAAACGGCGACTCTGCTGATTTTCCAAGGCGTTCAGGGGCTGCAGTACCGCCGGAGGCGGGTTCAGGAAGTCTTCGCAAGTCTCATGAAGCTCGGAAAGGCGGCGGAATGAAGCGAATGCATTGCGGATACCTCCTGCCGGCGGGTGTTGCCGGCGTGGTGATCGGAGCCGGGGCGGTCATGGCGGCAAGCCCGGGAAGCGGGGATGTCGCCGGTGCTTCAAATACCCATATGGACGCTGTTCTTCTCGTGACCTATGTGCTGCTCGCTCTGTTCTTCTCCTTTCTCTGTTCGGTGGCGGAGGCGGTCCTGCTCAGCATCACGCCGTCTTACATCCTCGGACAGAAAGCGCGCAGACCAAGGCTTGCGGCCCTGCTCCGACGGTTGAAGCAGGACAGAATCGATCAGTCCCTGGCCGCCATTCTGACGTTGAACACCATCGCCCACACGGTCGGCGCCATCGGTGCCGGCGCCAAGGCCGCCGACGTCTTCGGCGCGGCATGGTTCGGTGTTTTCTCCGCCGTCATGACATTGATGATCCTGTTCCTCTCCGAGATCATTCCCAAGACCCTCGGTGCCGTTTACTGGCAGAGGCTGGCGGGGGTCACGGCGCTCTTCGTGAGGGCACTGATCTCGATTCTCTATCCCCTGATCTGGATATCGGAGGGGCTGACCCGTCTCATCGCCCGCCGGAAGGCGGTGCATGTGTTCAGCCGCGACGAGTTCATCGCTATGGCCGGCATCGGGGAGCAGATCGGACAGCTCGACAAACGCGAATCCCGGATCATCCGGAACCTGTTCCGGTTCGGCTCCCTCAAGGCCCGGGATATCATGACCCCGCGAACGGTGATGCAGGGTCTTCGCGAGAACATGACGGTCACGGAGGCCCTGGCGGCCGACGACGCCCTCCCGTTCTCGCGCCTGCCGATCTACCGGAAGGATCGCGACGACATCACCGGGTTTGTTCTGAAGGACGACATGCTGCTCTCAAAATTCCGGGGGCAGGGGGATGTCCGCCTGGAAAGCCTGAAGCGTGAGATCACGACCGTCCCCGACGATATGCCCCTCTCCGGCCTCCTGGAATATCTCCTCGACCATCGTCGCCACATCGCTCTCGTGGCCGACGC harbors:
- the ybaK gene encoding Cys-tRNA(Pro) deacylase, coding for MTPAINILKKHKIPHTVHAYVHAADTDAYGREAAKALGVPPERMFKTLVVSLQGGKHPLATAMVPVSGRLDLKAVAAAAGAKKAAMADPAAAERATGYVVGGISPLGQKKRLPIFIDASAAAFETIFFSAGKRGLQIELAPGDLIRLCRAETVDLRRSDTAG
- the uvrA gene encoding excinuclease ABC subunit UvrA, giving the protein MKQSLKSTPSAPPAPAERPTPFSIRRKPLPASGELEAIIVKGAREHNLKNIDVELPKKKLIVFTGVSGSGKSSLAFDTIFAEGQRRYVESLSAYARQFIGQMEKPRYDTIRGLSPTISIEQKSASKNPRSTVGTITEIYDYLRVLFARIGEQYCYRCGSRVGRGDAQSMVNQIMEIPPGAKILILAPVIDNRKGEHRKIFQDLAADGFARVRVNGVVRDLEDIQGLEKHKKHTIEVVVDRLSVKDDEAFRKRLTDSVETALRLGRGRLVVHVLGREDLRMSEARSCCGIAYPELDPPLFSFNSPQGMCPDCNGIGSELSMDPEKIVPDKTLSIRQGAVIPWRGYFMKNDNGSRSWGLNKLTAMSRRWGIDFDTPWEKLPKQQRDLMLYGSKGREMKVRWDSEKIQGDITMAWEGEVNALMRRYLQTQSEGQKRWYAGFMSENPCRTCKGRRLKPEVLGVRVGGRSIIEITEMTVSEAHAFLSSLELTGNRKLIAEELLKEIVGRLGFLLNVGLDYLSLDRKGPTLSGGESQRIRLASQVGSELTGVLYILDEPSIGLHQRDNIKLLETLQHLRDIGNTLIVIEHDQETMEASDWIVDIGPGAGLLGGRIVAQGAPEEIRNNPVSLTGRYLAGVERIPVPQRRRSPGETGNHWIVVKGAAENNLAGITAKIPLGLLVAVTGVSGAGKSTLVNQILYPALARHLHQSALEVGKHRSVEGLDHLNKVINIDQKAIGRTPRSNPATYTKVFDPIRDFFALLPESRARGYKKGRFSFNVKGGRCEACSGDGYIKVEMHFLADVYVPCETCRGKRFNEATLQVKYKGHTIADVLDLSVREARELFAGHPRIVHILVTLMDVGLGYVKLGQSATTLSGGEAQRIKLARELARRDTGKTLYILDEPTTGLHFQDIRMLLQVLQRLVDGGNTVVVIEHNLDVIKTADWILDLGPEGGSAGGRITAQGPPEKVARSHGSYTGYFLREVLDGRMPDAGAAVSRTSTPQRSVP
- a CDS encoding RNA-binding S4 domain-containing protein, coding for MNTKHHEPTAVPEIIIDREPIELYKILKMENWVASGGEAKFAIADGQVLVNNAVETRKRKKIFSGDTVAFAGRRIQIRLKPA
- a CDS encoding LysE family translocator produces the protein MDPQFRTYLIAVTLLTLTPGVDTLLIIRNAGRGGWRDGAVSSFGICTGLFVHAAVSAVGISVILLQSALAFSVLKLAGAGYLIWLGAASLRHAWKPGDTPSPSFRDVPPLRFSPRRSFVEGFLSNVLNPKAVVFYMAFLPQFIDPSGSALRQSLFLAGLHFVVAMVWQCFLALIVNRAGTWLKRRAVHRTFDGLTGSVMLFLGVRLAMAR
- a CDS encoding CNNM domain-containing protein; amino-acid sequence: MKRMHCGYLLPAGVAGVVIGAGAVMAASPGSGDVAGASNTHMDAVLLVTYVLLALFFSFLCSVAEAVLLSITPSYILGQKARRPRLAALLRRLKQDRIDQSLAAILTLNTIAHTVGAIGAGAKAADVFGAAWFGVFSAVMTLMILFLSEIIPKTLGAVYWQRLAGVTALFVRALISILYPLIWISEGLTRLIARRKAVHVFSRDEFIAMAGIGEQIGQLDKRESRIIRNLFRFGSLKARDIMTPRTVMQGLRENMTVTEALAADDALPFSRLPIYRKDRDDITGFVLKDDMLLSKFRGQGDVRLESLKREITTVPDDMPLSGLLEYLLDHRRHIALVADAFGATVGLVTLEDVVETLLGMEIVDEMDRVEDMQALARQQWEKRARALGLEAYNAPSISPDTDDSSDPEDSPL